A stretch of DNA from Bacillus sp. FJAT-45350:
GGACAGGTAAATAAGTTTGATGTTAGATTTTGTCAGCCGAATAAGCAAGCGATGAAGCCTGATGTTATTCATACACTTGAACATTTATTAGCTTTAAATTTGCGTCGTTACGTAGAAGACTATGACCATTTCGATATCATTGACCTTTCACCAATGGGGTGTCAAACAGGATTTTATTTAATTGTTAGTGGTAATCCTACTGTAGAAAATATCATTGACCTTCTTGAAAAAACAATGAATTATTCGATTGAATTAGAGGAAGTTCCGGCAGCTACAGAAAAGCAATGTGGTCAAGCTAAGCTACATGATTTAGAAGGTGCAAAACGTTTAATGAATTTCTGGTTATCGCAAGAAAAAGCCTCATTAAGTAAAGTATTTGAATAAAAGATGAACCGAGCTTATGGATAGTAGGCTCGGTTTTTTATGTTTTAAGTTATAACTTTTTATTGTAATTGAGTTAGAGAATTTCTTAGTGGATACTTCTGAATTTTTAAAAATTAACGACATGTTCAGAATGGAATATGATATTATATACTACAAGTGTTTAGTAAATAACTGTACACTCATTACATAATTGAATGAACATAATGAAAGGGGTCATTTACAATGGATAATAAAGATGTAGAAGTCTTACATATAATAGAGGAAAATGGAAGAATTGCTATAGAGTCGCTAGCCAAGATGGTTGACCTTTCAGTAGAGGAAACAAAACTAATCTTAAAAGAGCTTGAAGATAATAAAGTCATCCTAAGTTACTCTGCAGTAATTGATTGGAGTAAGGTAAATGAAAACGAAGGTGTGACAGCGATGATTGATGTCAAAGTAACCCCACAACGTGGCGTTGGTTTTGATGATATTGCTGAGAGAATTTACCGATTCCCTGAAGTGAAGGCATTGTATTTAATGTCAGGAGCATATGACTTATCGGTAGTAATTGAAGGGAAATCAATGTCTGAAATAGCAAGATTTGTTTCAGATAAATTATCAACTCTTGATTCTGTTCTATCGACAACTACACATTTCCAATTGAAAAAATATAAGCATGATGGTGTTGTGTTTGAAGACGGAGAAGAGGATAAAAGGATTGTGGTGTCACCATGACAAACTCTTTAAAAATGAATCAACGTCTATCAAATCGTGTTCAATCAATTAAACCATCGGGTATTCGTCGTTTTTTTGATTTAGCCTCTACGATGGATAACATCATATCCCTAGGTGTTGGGGAACCAGACTTTGTTACTCCTTGGAATGTTCGAGAGGCAAGTATTGCATCTATGGAACAAGGATATACTGCATATACGGCGAACGCAGGTATTATTGAACTACGTGAAGAAATTTCAAGATACATGTATGAACGTTTTCACGTGAACTATAATCCGCACGACGAAGTGTTGGTTACAGTTGGCGCAAGCGAAGCAATTGACCTTGCAATACGTGCGATTATTAATCCTGGAGATGAAGTAATTGTTGTAGAACCTAGCTTCGTTTCTTACGCACCGGTCGTTTCATTAGCGGGTGGCGTTCCTGTACCTATTGGAACAAGTAAGGAAAATGATTTCAAATTAACTCCTGCTCAAATAGAAAAAGTAATTACTGATAAGACAAAAGCAATTATGCTTTGTTTTCCGAATAATCCAACAGGGTCTGTTATGACGAAAGAAGAGCTTGAAACAATTGCGAAGGTAGTAGAGAAATATGACTTACTTGTCCTTTCTGATGAAATCTACGCAGAGCTTTCTTATGACCATGAGCATCACTGTTTTTCAAGAATTGAAGGTATGAGAGAGCGTACGGTCATTATTTCCGGTTTTTCAAAAGCTTTTGCGATGACTGGCTGGAGACTTGGATATGCAACTGGTCCGGAGGATATCATTTCAGCAATGTTAAAAATCCATCAATACACAATGATGTGTGCTTCAACACAAGCTCAATTCGGAGCATTGGAAGCATTACGTTCAGGGTTAGATGATGTTAATAAAATGGTACAGTCCTACCGCCAGCGTCGTAATTTTATTGTAAAATCATTTGCTGAAATCGGTATGCCTTGTCATACACCTGGCGGAGCATTCTATGCGTTCCCATCTATTTCTGAAACAGGATTTACATCTGAACAATTTGCTGAGAAACTTTTAATGGAAGAACGAGTGGCAGTTGTACCAGGAAATGTGTTTGGGGCAGGTGGAGAAGGTCATATTCGCTGTTCGTATGCAACTTCAATGGATAACTTAGAAGAAGCGGTCAAAAGAATTCAACGCTTTCTTAAAAAGGCTAAGCAAGTATAATCTTGCTTAGCTTTTTTTTATGGTTAATGGCTAAATAGAAGGGAAATTATGAATTATGAATGGGAGGCTTAAAATTGACAATTAATTAGTAGCAATTAAATTAAATAAAGATGTTTGTTTCTACGAAAAAAAAAGACAAAGCTTTACTGGCTTTGTCTCAAAAAGGGGGAATACTATACGGTAATTTCATTTATGTCCTTTTTATAGAATTTTAAACCTAATTTTCAGAAAAAGTAAAAAGAAGTTCCCTATGGGGGTATAATCATACCTTTTTGACCAAACTCTATTCCGGTAGTATCAATTGTGATACAGTGGGTAAGTATGGAATTAACGGATATTAGTAGAAAGAGGAGATAGACATGGTTCATAGCTTTTCTGATTTTAATTTGGCACCATATTTAACGAAAGCATTAGAGGAAAAAGATATAAAGGAACCAACAGATATTCAAATAAAGGCAATTCCTGAAATTTTAGATGGACAAGATGTGATAGCTCGTTCTCAAACAGGGTCTGGGAAGACGTTAGCGTTTTTATTGCCAATCCTTAATCAAATAGATAGTGAAAAGAAAGACCTACAAGCAGTCATTTTGGCTCCCACAAATGAATTAGCCATGCAAATATTTGATGTATTAAAGGATTTAACGAAAGACTCTTCGATTATAGCTGATTCATTTTTAGGAAGTGCAAATGTTAAGAGACAAATTGAAAAATTGAAAAAATCTAAACCGCAAGTTGCTGTAGGTACACCTACAAGAGTACTTGAGCTTGCTGAAAGTAAAAAGTTAAAGCTACATCTAGTGAAATGTGTAGTTGTCGATGAAGCAGACCGTATGCTCGCTGAAAAGCCAACATGGCAGGCGTTTCAAGCAATTGCTTCTCGTGTAGGTCGTGAAGGGCAATATATTTTTGTTTCTGCGACTATCCCGGAGAATTTTCAAGACTTAGTTGGACAAAACGTACAACTACCCGTCATGGTGACAAGCGAAGGCTCTCTTATTGATTCGGAAAGAGTGGAGCATTTATTTATCGTTTGTGAAGCTAGGGAAAAAATTGAAATTGCTAGGAAGTTAATCCGAAATTTAGAGATTAAAAAAGGGCTTCTGTTTGTTAATCATTTAGATAAAGTAACTGAAACAACAGATAAGCTTAAATACAGAGAGATCAATGCAAAATCTTTATCAGCCGATAGTACAAAGGTTGAACGAGCAAACGTTATGAAAGAATTTCAAGAAGGTAAGATTGAAATTCTAGTCGCATCAGACCTAGCTGCTAGAGGATTGGATATTAATGATATTACACATGTCATTAACATTCATCCCCCTGTTGATGCTGATGCTTATTTACACAGAGCAGGAAGAACGGGAAGAATGGGTAAAAGCGGTGTTGTGATTT
This window harbors:
- a CDS encoding S-ribosylhomocysteine lyase — translated: MPTVESFELDHTIVKAPFVRHCGTHLVGKDGQVNKFDVRFCQPNKQAMKPDVIHTLEHLLALNLRRYVEDYDHFDIIDLSPMGCQTGFYLIVSGNPTVENIIDLLEKTMNYSIELEEVPAATEKQCGQAKLHDLEGAKRLMNFWLSQEKASLSKVFE
- a CDS encoding aminotransferase encodes the protein MTNSLKMNQRLSNRVQSIKPSGIRRFFDLASTMDNIISLGVGEPDFVTPWNVREASIASMEQGYTAYTANAGIIELREEISRYMYERFHVNYNPHDEVLVTVGASEAIDLAIRAIINPGDEVIVVEPSFVSYAPVVSLAGGVPVPIGTSKENDFKLTPAQIEKVITDKTKAIMLCFPNNPTGSVMTKEELETIAKVVEKYDLLVLSDEIYAELSYDHEHHCFSRIEGMRERTVIISGFSKAFAMTGWRLGYATGPEDIISAMLKIHQYTMMCASTQAQFGALEALRSGLDDVNKMVQSYRQRRNFIVKSFAEIGMPCHTPGGAFYAFPSISETGFTSEQFAEKLLMEERVAVVPGNVFGAGGEGHIRCSYATSMDNLEEAVKRIQRFLKKAKQV
- a CDS encoding Lrp/AsnC family transcriptional regulator gives rise to the protein MDNKDVEVLHIIEENGRIAIESLAKMVDLSVEETKLILKELEDNKVILSYSAVIDWSKVNENEGVTAMIDVKVTPQRGVGFDDIAERIYRFPEVKALYLMSGAYDLSVVIEGKSMSEIARFVSDKLSTLDSVLSTTTHFQLKKYKHDGVVFEDGEEDKRIVVSP
- a CDS encoding DEAD/DEAH box helicase, coding for MVHSFSDFNLAPYLTKALEEKDIKEPTDIQIKAIPEILDGQDVIARSQTGSGKTLAFLLPILNQIDSEKKDLQAVILAPTNELAMQIFDVLKDLTKDSSIIADSFLGSANVKRQIEKLKKSKPQVAVGTPTRVLELAESKKLKLHLVKCVVVDEADRMLAEKPTWQAFQAIASRVGREGQYIFVSATIPENFQDLVGQNVQLPVMVTSEGSLIDSERVEHLFIVCEAREKIEIARKLIRNLEIKKGLLFVNHLDKVTETTDKLKYREINAKSLSADSTKVERANVMKEFQEGKIEILVASDLAARGLDINDITHVINIHPPVDADAYLHRAGRTGRMGKSGVVISIMEPKELFIIKKFEKALNIKIEERRLEYGNLISENSPKNIQTRKKKS